One Ensifer adhaerens genomic window, GACGATCAGGATGCGCATCGGGCCTAGCTCAGCTTTGCCTGGCGGCGCCGCAGCATCAGTATGACAGCCAGCGCGACGAGGATGATGGTGAAGGAGAAGAGGGTTGTGACCGTGCCGAGCGCATAAAGCACCGGCGTCGTCACGTTCGTCGTCATGCCGTAGATCTCGAGCGGCAGGGTGTTATAGCTGCCTGATGTCATCAGCGTGCGGGCGAACTCGTCATAGGAGAGCGTGAAGCCGAAGAGACCGACGCCGATCAGGCTCGGCGCGATCATCGGCAAAAGCACGTGGCGAAAGGTCTGCCACGCCGTCGCGCCGAGATCGCGTGCCGCCTCCTCGTAGGCCGGCGAAAACCGGTTGAACACGGCAAACATGATCAGCACGCCGAAGGGCAGGGTCCAGGTCAGATGCGCGCCGAAGCCGGAGGAGTACCAGGCGGGCTTCAGCCCGAACTGCTGGAAGACGACGCCGATGCCGAGCGAGATGATGATCGACGGCACCACGAGACTGGCGACGGTCAGATAGAACAGCGCCGTCGCGCCGCGGAAGCGCCGGCGGAAGGCAAGGCCTGCAAGCAGGGCGACGACGACGTTGACCACCATCACCATCAGCCCCAGCGTGAACGAGCGGCGGAACGAGGCGCCGAAGTCGCCGACCGCCTGCTTTTCGAACAGGTTGTAGAACCAGTGCACGGAGACGCCGTTCAGCGGAAAGGTGAGACCGCCATCCGGTCCCTGGAACGAGAGGATCAGCACCGCCGAGAGCGGCCCGTAGAGGAACAGCACGAACAGGGTGAAGAAGGCTGCGAGCAGGTAGAATTCCTTGCCGCGTTTCTCGTGGATCATGTCAAAGCTCCTTGCGGATATCGACGACGCGCAGGATCGCTGCGACCATCAGGAGCACGACGATGAGAAGCACCACCGCATTGGCGGCGGCTGCCGGATATTGCAGCAGCGACATCTGGTTCTTCATCATCAGCGCCACGGAAGCGCTCTGGCCGCCGGACATGACTTGCACGGTCGAAAAATCCGCCATGACGAGCGTGACGACGAAGATCGAACCGATGGCGATGCCGGGTTTCGCAAGCGGCAGGATGACGTTCCAGAGGATCTGGCCGCCGGAAGCGCCGCAGTCTCGGGCCGCTTCGATCAACGATCGGTCGATGCGCATCAGCGTGTTGAAGATCGGCGTCACCATGAACAGCGTGTTGAGATGAACCATGGCAAGTACCACGGCGAAATCGGAATAGAGCAGCCACTCGATCGGCTGCGGGATGAGGCCGAGCTCGATCAGGGTCGAGTTCACAAGACCGTTGCGCCCGAGCACCGGGATCCAGGAGATCATGCGGATGATGTTCGACGTCAGGAACGGAACGGTGCAGACGAGGAAGAGCACCATCTGCATGGTGGTGGTGCGGACATGGAAGGCGAGAAAATAGGCGACCCAGAAGCCGATCACCAGTGTCAGCGCCCACACGAGGACAGTGAACTTCAGCGTGTTGAGATACGTCTTCCAGGTGACCCAGGAGCCGAGCGTGTCGGTGTAGTTCATCGTCAGGAAGTCCGGGTAGAGACCGGCGAAATCATAGTCCCAAAAGCTGACGACGGCGATCGTCAGGATCGGCAGCACGAAGAAGAAGCCGAGGATCAGGGTGAGCGGCAGGGCCTGGATGTAGGAGGCCAGCGTGCGCGGAACGGCGTAACGGCGGGGTGCCGTCTCAGTTCCGAACTCCGCTGACTGCGAGGTCGCTAGTGTCGCCATCTTCGTTCCTCTCTTGTTTTCGTCGAATGGGGGCTGCCCCTCATCCGCCTGCCGGCACCTTCTCCCCGCACGCGGGGAGAAGGTTAGGGTGAGGGGCAGGCTGCCACTGGAGACGGTCGTACCCGCGCCGAAAACTACGCCGCGATGAACTCGTTCCAGCGCTTGATCATGTAGCGGTCCTCGTCCATGACCGAGTTCCAGCAGGCGACCTTGCCCATGCGCTCTTCGAACGAGCCGCCGTCGCGCACCGCGCCGGCCTTTTCCATCACCTTGCCCTCTGGCGAGAGGATGTCGCCCTTGGCGGGCTTGCCTTCGACCCAGAAGCCCCACTCGTCCTCGGACATGAAGCCCTTGGCCGTCTCCATGGCGGCGGAATAGTAGCCTTGGCGGTTGAGGTAGGCGCCGACCCAGCCCGACAGGTACCAGTTGATGTATTCATAGGCGGCGTCGAGCTGGGCGCCCTGAAGATGGGCGGCAAGGCCGAGGCCGCCACCCCAGGCGCGGTAACCTTCCTTCAGCGGCTGGTACTTGCAGGCGATGCCCTTGGAGCGCACGGCCGCGACGGCGGGCGACCACATGGACTGGATGACGACTTCGCCCGATGCCATCAGGTTGACGCTCTCATCGAAGGACTTCCAGAAGGCGCGGAACTGGCCGTCCTGCTTGGCCTTGATCAGGAAGTCGATCGTCTTGTCGATCTCGTCCGTGGTCATGTTGCCCTTGTCGACATACTTGATGTTACCCATCGCCTCCATGATCATCGCCGCATCCATGATGCCGATCGAGGGAATGTTGAGGATCGCGGTCTTGCCCTTGAAGGCCGGGTCCATGATGTCGGCCCAGGTCGAGATTTCGCGGCCGACGAGATCGGGGCGGATGCCGAGCGTGTCGGCGTTGTAGATGGTCGGGATCAGCGTCATCCAGTCGGTCGGCGACTTGGCGAAGGTCTTGGCCCCCTGCGCCTCGACGAAGCCGACGGTGTGCGGCGCTGTCCCCTGCGCGACCACGCTTTCGGGCTTCAGCTTGCCGTCGATGAACAGCGGCACGATCTTGTCGAAGTACTTGATCTTCTTCACGTCCATCGGCTGCATCACGCCGGCCGGGAAGACCTTCTTGGCAATCCAGTATTCGATGTCGGCGATGTCGTAGGAATCGGGCTGCGTCACCGCGCGCTGCGCGGCGGCGTCGGAATCGGTCGCCGTCATCTCCAGCGTGATGCCGAGGTCTTGCTTGCACTTCTCGGCGATCGCATTGATGTTGGAAACGCCGGTGCCGAACTGCCGCAGCGTGATCGGATTTTGCGCCCAGATCGTTGGGAAGCCGGTGATCACACCGGAGCCGGCGATCGCGCCGACGGCGGCAGCGCCGGTCTTGAGCAGCGAACGGCGTGTCAGGCCGCTCGCAGGTTTCTCGGTCTTGGTTTCAGTCGTCATGTGCAGTTCCCCTTCTTGTGATGGTTGATTAGCTCATGCGGAAAGGCGGCCGAGGGGGACGACGTCCTCCAGGGTCCAGCTCAGGGACACCGCGTCGCCGACCGCGACGGGCTTCCTGAAATAGTCGGCGTCGCTGACGATCACCGTGAAGTCGTCGCTGCCGGCGCCGATGGCGGTGAGCTTCACCGAGGCGCCGCGATATTCGATGTTGGAGACCACCGCCTGGAAGCCGAGGCCCTTCTCACTGGGTGGGGCGAGCCGCACGCGATCGGTGCGGATGCCGATGTCTATCGGCCGGCCCACCTCCTGGGCGATATCGCGCACCGCAAAGACCTGGCCCTCGGCGGTCTCCATTTCGACGACGTTGTCGCTGATCGCCCGGACTTTTCCGGAGAGAACATTGTGGTCGCCCATGAAGCGGGCGACGAAGGCGGTGGCCGGCCGCTCGAACACCGTGCGGGGTGCTGCCGCCTGCTCGATCCGGCCGTTGTTCATGACGACGATCAGATCGGCGAGCGCCATTGCCTCTTCCTGGCTGTGCGTGACGTGCACGAAGGTGATGCCGAGCGTCTTCTGCAGCTTCTTCAGTTCGGCGCGCATGCGGATCTTCAGGAACGGGTCGAGTGCCGAGAGTGGCTCGTCGAGCAGCAGCGCCTCCGGCTCGGTGATCAGCGCGCGGGCAAGCGCCACGCGCTGCTGCTGGCCGCCGGAAAGCTGGGCCGGGCGCCTGGTGCCGTAGGCCTCCATCTGCATCAGCTTCAGCATGTCGAGCGCCTTGGCGCGGCGGGCGTCGCGGTCGACACCCTTCATCTTCAGGCTGAAGGCGACGTTGTCGATGAGGTCGAGATGCGGGAAGAGCGCATAGGACTGAAACATCATCGCCGTGCTGCGCCTGGCCGGCGGAAAATCGGTGACGACGACGTTGCCGAGCCGGAGATCGCCGGAGGAAATGCTCTCGTGGCCGGCGATCATGCGTAGCGTCGAGGTCTTGCCGCAGCCGGACGGGCCGAGGAAGCAGCAATAGCTGCCGGCGGGGATCTTCAGGCTGATGGAATGCACGGCCGTGGTCGCGCCATACATCTTGGAAACGGAAACGATATCGATCTCTGCGGCTTTCGACATGAGGCGTTCTCCTTGCATCAGAGAAGAAGCATCAATCGTGCCAAGTTTGATCGTCGTGCCTAAGACTATGTTTTATAGCGAGAATGGCCGTTTTGGGTGTCGAATGCGGTCGTCCACGGTTCAGGGCGACTGCCCATGATTTGGGCTTTTCGTCGTCAATATGCGCAAATTATTGTATACGATAACGTGAAATTTTGAGCACAACGACCGCGGCGCCTCCACCGGGGTGGGCAAGGGCGAATTTCGCGACCGATTGGCATTCCTGAAGGTGACGCTTTCATGGAGAAACTGAAAATCAGCTGAGAACGGCTGTTACCAAACTGACATGGCAGCTCCCTAAAGACTGCGGCCAACCACGGCGGAAGGGAGTTGCGCATTCTCCGACGCCAATGCCCGCAAGCCATCGTCGGAGGCCCGTTTCCCATGAAGATCGTCCAGATCAGCGACACCCATCTCAGCCCCGCCAAAAGCCACTTCAACGGCAATTGGGAACCGGTTCGCGCCTGGATCGAGGACGTCGCACCCGACCTCGTCATCCACACCGGCGACGTGACGATCGATGGTGCCGACCACGAAGACGACATCACCTTTTCGCTTGGCCTGCTCGGCCAGCTCTCGATGCCGGTTCTGACCGTGCCCGGCAATCACGATGTCGGCCATCTGCCGGGCTCGCACCAGCCGGTCGACCCGTTGCGGCTTGCCCGCTGGCGCGGCCTTGCCGGCCCCGACTACTGGGTTTCCGATCACGCCGGCTGGCGGCTGGTCGGTCTCAACAGCCTGCTCTTCGGCTTCGAGGACAAAGAGGAAGAAACGCAGTTCGCCTGGCTGGAAGAGCAGTTGCAGGGCCGTGACGGTCGCAAGGTTGCCGTCTTCGCCCATAAGCCGCTGTTCGTCGATGACCCCAACGAAGGCGACACCGGCTATTGGGGCATTCGCCCCCGCCAGCGCCAGCGCCTCTTCGATCTGTTTACGGCTTCGGACGTGGCACTGCATGCGACCGGCCACCTGCATTGGGCCTGGACCGGCGAACATGCCGGAATGTCGCTCGTCTGGGCGCCACCGACCTCCTTCATCATCGACACGCTGGAGCGGCCGATGCCCGGCGAGCGTCTGGTCGGCGCCGTCGTGCACGCGTTCACCGACAGCGACGTGTCCAGCGAAATCATCCGGGTTCCAGGGGTTGTCAACCACGTGCTCGATCCGATCGTCGAACAGGTCTATCCGCTCGCCGCCAAGAAGAAGATCCAGGTGGAGGCGGCGCAATGAGCGTACTTTCGCTTCGCGCGATCACCAAGTCCTATGGCGGTAACGCCATCCTCAAAGGCGTCAGCCTTGAAGCCGAAGCGGGTGAGTTCATCGCGCTCGTCGGGCCTTCCGGCTGTGGCAAGAGTACGCTGTTGCGCATTGTTGCCGGTCTCGACCATGGCGACACCGGCGAGATCGTCATCGGCGGCAAGAACGTTGCACGCATGCCCGCGGCTGATCGCAACGTCGCGATGGTCTTCCAGTCCTATGCCCTCTATCCACATCTGACAGCGGGCCAGAACATCGCCGTGCCGCTTGCCATGCGGCGTCTGACGGCGATGCAGCGCTTGCCTGTCATCGGCAATCTTCTGCCCGGGCAAAAGCAGGTCCGAACCGATATCCAGCGTCAGGTCAAGGACATGGCGCTGGCGCTGAAGATTGATCATCTGCTCGACCGCAAGCCCGGCCAGATGTCCGGCGGCCAGCGCCAGCGCGTGGCGCTCGCCCGCGCCATGGTACGCCGCCCGGTCGTCTTCCTGATGGATGAGCCGCTCTCCAATCTCGACGCCAACCTGCGGGTGCATGCCCGCGGCGAGATCGTCGACCTTCATCGCCGTGCCAGCGTACCGACGCTCTACGTCACCCATGACCAGTCGGAAGCGCTGTCGATGGCCGACCGGGTCGCCGTGATGATCGGCGGCAATCTCCTGCAACTGGCGGGCCCGAAGGACATCTACGACAACCCCGCCCATATCGAGGTCGCCCGCTTTCTCGGCCAGCCGAAAATCAACGTGCTTGCGACCCGCACCGATGCTGCCAGCATCGTGCGCTTCGGCGATCTCGTGCTGCTGGCGAGACGGGGGCAGGCACCGGATCAGCCGGTGCAACTCGCCGTCCGTCCGGAATTCGTTCGCTTCCACCCGACAAGCACCAGCCGCCTGACCGCGCGGGTCGAGCGCATGGAGTTTCTCGGCTCGGAGGTGATCCTCCATGCCCGTCTTGACGCGATCGGCGAAGTGATGACGTCGAAGGCGTCACCATCCGAGGCGGCCTCGCTCAGTCTTGGCCAGCCGGTCGACGTCGAGATCACGCCCGAGCGCGCGATGCTCTTCGGCCAGGACGGCTCGCGCCTTCAGGCCGAGCCGGTTGCGATTGCCGCCACGCTGGAGAAGGTCCATGGCTAGCGTCGTGACCTTCGAAGCCGTGACCGCCGAACCCGCGACGCGTGAGGCCCGCATCGCCTGGCTGCTGGCGCTGCCGGCGATCATCCTGCTCTTCCTCTTCATCCTGTTGCCCACGCTGGCAGTGATCGTGCTTGGCTTCACCGACTTCGAACTCGGCTACGGAAGTTTCCGCTTCGTCGGCTTCGAAAACTATGCCGAGCTCTTCTCTGACCGCACCTTCCGCCACTCGCTCTGGAATACCGCCGTCTATACCGTGATCGTCACTCCGGTCTCGATCGTGCTGGCGCTGGCGATCGCCATGCTGATCGAGGCAGAAACCAAGGGCCGCGCCTTCTTCCGCACCGTCTATTTCCTGCCGGTCGCCTCGCTGCTCGTCGCCATGGCGACCGTCTGGCAATTCCTCTTCCATCCGACGATCGGCCCGATCAACAGCTTCCTCTCGCTTTTCGGCATTGCCGGCCCCAACTGGCTCGGCGCCTCCGGCACGGTGCTCTATGGCCTGTCGATTATCGGCATCTGGCAATCGGTCGGCTTCAACATGGTGCTGTTTCTCGCCGGCCTCACCGCCATTCCGCGCGAACTCTATGCGGCGGCCGAGGTCGACGGCGCGAAATCCTGGTTCGACCGCTTTCGCCTCGTGACCTGGCCGATGCTCGGGCCGACGACACTCTTCGTCACCACCATCAGCATCATCAATTCGGTGAAGGTGTTCGAGACGGTGAAGACGCTGACCGAGGGCGGCCCGAACAAGGCGTCGGAGGTGCTGCTCTTCACCATCTACCAGGAGGGCTTCGTCTACCTGCGCGTCGGCTACGCCTCGGCCATGACCGTCGTCTTTCTCGCAATCCTCGTTGTCCTGATGTTCCTGCAGTACCGCGTGCTTGACCGGAAGGTGCACTACGCATGACCAACACCCTCTCCGTCGCCCGCATCATCCGCCTTGCGGTGCTGTCCTTTGGCGCGCTGCTCTTTCTCGCGCCCTACATCTTCATGGTTTCGACCGCCGGCAAGGCGCAGAGCGAGATCTTCTCCTCGTCGCTGTCGCTGATCCCGCAGCAATGGTCCTACATCGAGAATTTTTCCAAGGCGCTGTCGCGCGTCTCGATGACGACGCTGCTTTTCAACGGCGTCGTCGTCTGCGCGCTAATCTTCGT contains:
- a CDS encoding ABC transporter permease; this encodes MIHEKRGKEFYLLAAFFTLFVLFLYGPLSAVLILSFQGPDGGLTFPLNGVSVHWFYNLFEKQAVGDFGASFRRSFTLGLMVMVVNVVVALLAGLAFRRRFRGATALFYLTVASLVVPSIIISLGIGVVFQQFGLKPAWYSSGFGAHLTWTLPFGVLIMFAVFNRFSPAYEEAARDLGATAWQTFRHVLLPMIAPSLIGVGLFGFTLSYDEFARTLMTSGSYNTLPLEIYGMTTNVTTPVLYALGTVTTLFSFTIILVALAVILMLRRRQAKLS
- a CDS encoding ABC transporter permease; the encoded protein is MATLATSQSAEFGTETAPRRYAVPRTLASYIQALPLTLILGFFFVLPILTIAVVSFWDYDFAGLYPDFLTMNYTDTLGSWVTWKTYLNTLKFTVLVWALTLVIGFWVAYFLAFHVRTTTMQMVLFLVCTVPFLTSNIIRMISWIPVLGRNGLVNSTLIELGLIPQPIEWLLYSDFAVVLAMVHLNTLFMVTPIFNTLMRIDRSLIEAARDCGASGGQILWNVILPLAKPGIAIGSIFVVTLVMADFSTVQVMSGGQSASVALMMKNQMSLLQYPAAAANAVVLLIVVLLMVAAILRVVDIRKEL
- a CDS encoding ABC transporter substrate-binding protein gives rise to the protein MTTETKTEKPASGLTRRSLLKTGAAAVGAIAGSGVITGFPTIWAQNPITLRQFGTGVSNINAIAEKCKQDLGITLEMTATDSDAAAQRAVTQPDSYDIADIEYWIAKKVFPAGVMQPMDVKKIKYFDKIVPLFIDGKLKPESVVAQGTAPHTVGFVEAQGAKTFAKSPTDWMTLIPTIYNADTLGIRPDLVGREISTWADIMDPAFKGKTAILNIPSIGIMDAAMIMEAMGNIKYVDKGNMTTDEIDKTIDFLIKAKQDGQFRAFWKSFDESVNLMASGEVVIQSMWSPAVAAVRSKGIACKYQPLKEGYRAWGGGLGLAAHLQGAQLDAAYEYINWYLSGWVGAYLNRQGYYSAAMETAKGFMSEDEWGFWVEGKPAKGDILSPEGKVMEKAGAVRDGGSFEERMGKVACWNSVMDEDRYMIKRWNEFIAA
- a CDS encoding ABC transporter ATP-binding protein, with product MSKAAEIDIVSVSKMYGATTAVHSISLKIPAGSYCCFLGPSGCGKTSTLRMIAGHESISSGDLRLGNVVVTDFPPARRSTAMMFQSYALFPHLDLIDNVAFSLKMKGVDRDARRAKALDMLKLMQMEAYGTRRPAQLSGGQQQRVALARALITEPEALLLDEPLSALDPFLKIRMRAELKKLQKTLGITFVHVTHSQEEAMALADLIVVMNNGRIEQAAAPRTVFERPATAFVARFMGDHNVLSGKVRAISDNVVEMETAEGQVFAVRDIAQEVGRPIDIGIRTDRVRLAPPSEKGLGFQAVVSNIEYRGASVKLTAIGAGSDDFTVIVSDADYFRKPVAVGDAVSLSWTLEDVVPLGRLSA
- a CDS encoding metallophosphoesterase family protein, translated to MKIVQISDTHLSPAKSHFNGNWEPVRAWIEDVAPDLVIHTGDVTIDGADHEDDITFSLGLLGQLSMPVLTVPGNHDVGHLPGSHQPVDPLRLARWRGLAGPDYWVSDHAGWRLVGLNSLLFGFEDKEEETQFAWLEEQLQGRDGRKVAVFAHKPLFVDDPNEGDTGYWGIRPRQRQRLFDLFTASDVALHATGHLHWAWTGEHAGMSLVWAPPTSFIIDTLERPMPGERLVGAVVHAFTDSDVSSEIIRVPGVVNHVLDPIVEQVYPLAAKKKIQVEAAQ
- a CDS encoding ABC transporter ATP-binding protein, with amino-acid sequence MSVLSLRAITKSYGGNAILKGVSLEAEAGEFIALVGPSGCGKSTLLRIVAGLDHGDTGEIVIGGKNVARMPAADRNVAMVFQSYALYPHLTAGQNIAVPLAMRRLTAMQRLPVIGNLLPGQKQVRTDIQRQVKDMALALKIDHLLDRKPGQMSGGQRQRVALARAMVRRPVVFLMDEPLSNLDANLRVHARGEIVDLHRRASVPTLYVTHDQSEALSMADRVAVMIGGNLLQLAGPKDIYDNPAHIEVARFLGQPKINVLATRTDAASIVRFGDLVLLARRGQAPDQPVQLAVRPEFVRFHPTSTSRLTARVERMEFLGSEVILHARLDAIGEVMTSKASPSEAASLSLGQPVDVEITPERAMLFGQDGSRLQAEPVAIAATLEKVHG
- a CDS encoding carbohydrate ABC transporter permease; translation: MASVVTFEAVTAEPATREARIAWLLALPAIILLFLFILLPTLAVIVLGFTDFELGYGSFRFVGFENYAELFSDRTFRHSLWNTAVYTVIVTPVSIVLALAIAMLIEAETKGRAFFRTVYFLPVASLLVAMATVWQFLFHPTIGPINSFLSLFGIAGPNWLGASGTVLYGLSIIGIWQSVGFNMVLFLAGLTAIPRELYAAAEVDGAKSWFDRFRLVTWPMLGPTTLFVTTISIINSVKVFETVKTLTEGGPNKASEVLLFTIYQEGFVYLRVGYASAMTVVFLAILVVLMFLQYRVLDRKVHYA